The following proteins come from a genomic window of Coffea arabica cultivar ET-39 chromosome 11c, Coffea Arabica ET-39 HiFi, whole genome shotgun sequence:
- the LOC140016476 gene encoding uncharacterized protein — MEAVAKWKRPENPTEVRSFLGLAGYYRRFIKNFSRIAGPLTNLTKKQGQYIWDIKCEGSFQELKKQLTRAPVLVLPNGNDSYTVYTDASKEGLGCVLMQNRNVIAYVSRKLKPHEQNYPTHDLELAAVVFALKKWRHYLYGVTFEIYTNHKSLKYLFSPKELNLRQRRWVEFLEDYDYTINYHPGKANVVADALSRKAQLASSMVREWNLLENVCEWKPRLEPKKVIFGNIEMKSTLLDRIKEGQVKDPMVQKWVEKVKKGELPNFNLALYGRRCRSPIHWDEVGERKIIDPATIPWVEETYERVKVIRQRLQTAQSRQKSYADHRRKDLEFEIGDKRIGKVAYRLELPVSLSRIHDIFHVSLLKKYHPGPTHILPPEDVELDESLTYEERPVQILDRKVKNLRSKQISLVKVLWKHHEVEEAT; from the exons ATGGAAGCTGTAGCCAAATGGAagcggccagaaaatcccacagaGGTGCGAAGTTTTCTAGGTCTAGCAGGGTACTATCGCCGATTTATAAAGAACTTCTCAAGAATTGCGGGACCTTTGACTAACTTGACCAAGAAACAAGGACAGTACATTTGGGATATTAAGTGTGAGGGTAGTTTCCAAGAGCTTAAGAAACAATTGACTAGGGCTCCAGTGTTAGTTTTGCCCAATGGGAACGATAGCTAcacggtttataccgatgcttcaaaAGAGGGGTTAGGGTGCGTGTtgatgcaaaataggaatgtgattgcctatGTGTCTCGaaagttaaaacctcatgagcagaactatccaacccatgacttggagcttgCAGCTGTTGTGTTTGCCTTGAAAAAGTGGCGACATTATCTATACGGTGTGACTTTCGAGATATATACGAAtcataagagccttaagtatctaTTTTCTCCGAAGGAGCTAAATctaagacaacgtcggtgggtgGAATTCTTAGAAGATTACGATTATACGATTAACTATCATCCTGGAAAGGCCAACGTTGTagccgatgctttgagtcgaAAGGCTCAGCTAGCAAGTTCCATGGTGAGAGAGTGGAACTTGTTGGAAAATgtatgtgagtggaaacctCGTCTGGAACCGAAaaaggtgatttttggaaatattgagaTGAAGTCGACACTGTTGGATCGGATCAAAGAGGGCCAAGTGAAAGACCCAATGGTGCAAAAgtgggtggaaaaagtgaagaaaggggAATTGCCTAACTTTAACCTAG CCTTGTATGGACGACGATGTCGATCCCCaatccattgggatgaagtaggagaaaGAAAGATTATAGATCCGGCtacaataccatgggttgaggaaaCCTATGAAAGGGTAAAGGTGATCCGCCAGAGACTTCAAACAGCCCAAAGCCGACAGAAAAgttatgccgatcatcggaggaaggatttggagtttgagatAGGGGATAAG CGAATAGGAAAGGTGGCTTACAGACTTGAATTACCAGTTAGTTTGTCTCGGATCCATGACATTTTCCATGTTTCTCTgcttaagaaataccatccgGGTCCGACTCACATTTTACCACCTGAAGATGTTGAACTCGACGAGTCCTTAACCTATGAAGAACGACCCGTTCAAATATTGGATCGGAAGGTGAAGAACCTGAGAAGCAAGCAGATTTCATTAGTAAAGGTTCTATGGAAACATCACGAAGTGGAAGAAGCAACCTGA